A window of the Salvelinus fontinalis isolate EN_2023a chromosome 14, ASM2944872v1, whole genome shotgun sequence genome harbors these coding sequences:
- the LOC129810982 gene encoding RNA 3'-terminal phosphate cyclase-like isoform X2, translated as MAAAVEMDGSIMEGGGQILRVTAALSCINGASIRIHKIRAGRSTPGLRSVGLLLQVSLPCALYADGPSELCLKGGTNADMAPQIDYTIKVFKPIVEKFGVHFDCDLRMRGYYPKGGGEVVAKVNPVSELSPVTMTERGTITKIYGRSFVAGVLPYKLAKDMATTATRVIRREIKDLYINIQTLQEKDMACGSGNGIIIIAESSTGCIFAGSALGKKGVYADKVGFEAAEMLLRNIRHNGCVDEFLQDQLILFMALANGTSRIRTGPVTLHTQTAIHVAEQLTQAKFTVTKAEDENASNDTYIIECQGVGVTNPHF; from the exons ATGGCCGCAGCAGTGGAAATGGACGGAAGTATAATGGAGGGT GGCGGGCAAATTTTGAGAGTAACCGCCGCACTGAGTTGCATCAACGGCGCATCCATCAGAATACACAAAATCCGCGCAGGTAGAAGTACACCAGGATTAAG GAGTGTTGGGCTGCTGCTGCAGGTCTCTCTACCCTGTGCCCTGTATGCTGACGGACCCTCGGAGCTCTGTCTGAAGGGGGGCACCAACGCAGACATGGCCCCGCAGATTGACTACACCATAAAG GTATTCAAGCCCATCGTGGAGAAGTTTGGAGTACATTTTGACTGTGATTTGAGAATGAG GGGCTACTACCCCAAAGGTGGAGGTGAGGTGGTGGCCAAGGTAAACCCAGTGAGTGAGCTGAGCCCCGTCACCATGACCGAACGAGGGACCATCACCAAGATATATGGCAGGTCCTTTGTTGCTGGGGTGCTACCCTATAAG CTCGCCAAGGACATGGCAACGACGGCGACAAGAGTTATCAGGAGAGAGATAAAGGACCTGTACATAAACATCCAAACGCTGCAGGAGAAGGACATGGCCTGTGGGAGCGGCAACGGCATCAT AATCATCGCAGAGTCTTCCACGGGCTGTATATTTGCAGGGTCAGCTCTTGGGAAGAAAG GTGTGTATGCAGACAAAGTGGGCTTCGAGGCTGCAGAGATGCTGCTCAGGAATATAAGGCACAACGGCTGTGTGGACGAGTTTCTCCAGGACCAG CTCATCCTCTTCATGGCCTTGGCGAATGGCACCTCCAGAATCCGCACTGGCCCAgtcaccctacacacacagactgcCATCCATGTGGCAGAGCAGCTCACCCAG GCTAAGTTTACAGTGACCAAGGCAGAAGATGAGAATGCTAGCAATGACACCTACATCATCGAATGCCAAGGAGTGGGTGTCACCAACCCTCATTTCTAG
- the LOC129810982 gene encoding RNA 3'-terminal phosphate cyclase-like isoform X1 yields MAAAVEMDGSIMEGGGQILRVTAALSCINGASIRIHKIRAGRSTPGLRPQHLSGLELVRDICCGNLEGGTVGSTEVTLTPGKIKAGKHTADPQTAGSVGLLLQVSLPCALYADGPSELCLKGGTNADMAPQIDYTIKVFKPIVEKFGVHFDCDLRMRGYYPKGGGEVVAKVNPVSELSPVTMTERGTITKIYGRSFVAGVLPYKLAKDMATTATRVIRREIKDLYINIQTLQEKDMACGSGNGIIIIAESSTGCIFAGSALGKKGVYADKVGFEAAEMLLRNIRHNGCVDEFLQDQLILFMALANGTSRIRTGPVTLHTQTAIHVAEQLTQAKFTVTKAEDENASNDTYIIECQGVGVTNPHF; encoded by the exons ATGGCCGCAGCAGTGGAAATGGACGGAAGTATAATGGAGGGT GGCGGGCAAATTTTGAGAGTAACCGCCGCACTGAGTTGCATCAACGGCGCATCCATCAGAATACACAAAATCCGCGCAGGTAGAAGTACACCAGGATTAAG ACCACAACATCTGTCAGGGTTGGAGTTGGTGAGAGACATTTGTTGTGGAAATCTAGAGGGTGGCACAGTGGGATCTACTGAAGTCACACTCACCCCTGGGAAAATAAAGGCTGGGAAGCACACCGCAGACCCCCAAACAGCAGG GAGTGTTGGGCTGCTGCTGCAGGTCTCTCTACCCTGTGCCCTGTATGCTGACGGACCCTCGGAGCTCTGTCTGAAGGGGGGCACCAACGCAGACATGGCCCCGCAGATTGACTACACCATAAAG GTATTCAAGCCCATCGTGGAGAAGTTTGGAGTACATTTTGACTGTGATTTGAGAATGAG GGGCTACTACCCCAAAGGTGGAGGTGAGGTGGTGGCCAAGGTAAACCCAGTGAGTGAGCTGAGCCCCGTCACCATGACCGAACGAGGGACCATCACCAAGATATATGGCAGGTCCTTTGTTGCTGGGGTGCTACCCTATAAG CTCGCCAAGGACATGGCAACGACGGCGACAAGAGTTATCAGGAGAGAGATAAAGGACCTGTACATAAACATCCAAACGCTGCAGGAGAAGGACATGGCCTGTGGGAGCGGCAACGGCATCAT AATCATCGCAGAGTCTTCCACGGGCTGTATATTTGCAGGGTCAGCTCTTGGGAAGAAAG GTGTGTATGCAGACAAAGTGGGCTTCGAGGCTGCAGAGATGCTGCTCAGGAATATAAGGCACAACGGCTGTGTGGACGAGTTTCTCCAGGACCAG CTCATCCTCTTCATGGCCTTGGCGAATGGCACCTCCAGAATCCGCACTGGCCCAgtcaccctacacacacagactgcCATCCATGTGGCAGAGCAGCTCACCCAG GCTAAGTTTACAGTGACCAAGGCAGAAGATGAGAATGCTAGCAATGACACCTACATCATCGAATGCCAAGGAGTGGGTGTCACCAACCCTCATTTCTAG